A window of Bacteroidota bacterium genomic DNA:
GAAGTGGTGCGCCGTAATCTCCTTCAAAAGTGCAGCATCCGCCTTTGCATTTAGCGAGGTCACAGGCAAAATGTGCCGTGGCAATTTCTGTATTTATTAAAACATTGTCGATCTGATAAAACATTCAATAAAACTTTCTGAAAATTTTACCAAAAATATAACAAATTTCGTACCAAACAAAAAAGTTTATTAATTTCGGTGGAAAAGAATTTTTCTCTTTCGAGTAATTTACCCTTCGATTAATAATTTTTTTGAAAAAACGATGAATTTTGAAAATTTTTACAAAAACAAAACGATAATACTTACCGGAGCTTCCACCGGGATAGGGAAGGAAATTGCAACAAAACTGCTCGGGATCGACTGCCGTCTTGTGCTGGTTGCGCGAAGGAAGGAGCTCGTTGAGGAATATGCAGCAGGATTTTCGGGGAGGGAGAATCTGATTATTTCTTCCTGCGATGTTTCGAACAGGGAGCAGGTGACCTCGCTGCTGAAGGAAGTGGAGGCAAGGTTTGGTCTTCCCGACATTGTATTGCTGAATGCCGGGGTAAGTCTCGGGGAGAAATATACGATTCTCAGTGAGGAAGCCACCCGGGCAATGATGGAGATCAATTTTTTCGGTGTGGTCAACTTTGTCCATCCCCTCCTCGCACCATTTCTGGAGAGGGGAAACGGTTCGTTCGTGATAGTCTCCTCCCTTGCCGATGGAAGAGGATACCCCCAAAGCGCCGCCTATTCCGCTTCGAAAGCGGCGGCAACAATTTTTGCGGAGAGCCTTGCCATAAAAACCGAACCTCTCGGGTTAAAGGTGATTACGGCGAAACCCGGATTCGTAAAAACACCAATGACCGACAAAAACAGGTTTCCAATGCCGTTTATGATATCTGCGGAAGAGGCTGCCCTTATAATTCTAAAGGGAGTTGCCAAAGGGAAGAGAATGATAAAATTCCCCCGGG
This region includes:
- a CDS encoding SDR family NAD(P)-dependent oxidoreductase; its protein translation is MNFENFYKNKTIILTGASTGIGKEIATKLLGIDCRLVLVARRKELVEEYAAGFSGRENLIISSCDVSNREQVTSLLKEVEARFGLPDIVLLNAGVSLGEKYTILSEEATRAMMEINFFGVVNFVHPLLAPFLERGNGSFVIVSSLADGRGYPQSAAYSASKAAATIFAESLAIKTEPLGLKVITAKPGFVKTPMTDKNRFPMPFMISAEEAALIILKGVAKGKRMIKFPRATAFLTSLSNIAPYKIFAKAVRMKEQE